In a single window of the Niabella ginsenosidivorans genome:
- the rpsF gene encoding 30S ribosomal protein S6: MNNYELMVIFTPVLSEDEFKAAQKKFTALVTEAGGSIIHENPWGLKSLAYPIQKKTTGLYWVLEYTAPSDFNEKLKIQLLRDENVLRHLCTKLDKFAVEYNAKKNSGVKTGTEKAVEAQ, from the coding sequence ATGAACAATTATGAATTGATGGTGATTTTTACCCCGGTTTTAAGTGAAGATGAGTTTAAAGCTGCTCAGAAAAAGTTTACAGCACTGGTAACTGAAGCAGGTGGCTCTATCATACATGAAAATCCATGGGGACTAAAATCACTGGCGTACCCTATCCAGAAAAAAACCACCGGTTTGTACTGGGTATTGGAATACACTGCGCCATCCGACTTCAATGAGAAGCTGAAAATCCAGCTTCTGCGTGACGAGAATGTACTGCGTCACCTCTGCACTAAGCTCGATAAATTCGCCGTTGAGTATAATGCAAAAAAGAATAGTGGCGTAAAAACAGGAACCGAAAAAGCAGTGGAGGCTCAATAA
- the rpsR gene encoding 30S ribosomal protein S18: MAKNEIKYLTAIKTDKHVKKFCRFKKYGIRYVDYKDVEFLKKFLNEQGKLLPRRITGNSLKFQRRVSDAVKKARQMALLPYVADLLK, translated from the coding sequence ATGGCAAAGAATGAAATCAAATATCTGACCGCCATTAAGACGGACAAGCATGTAAAAAAGTTTTGTCGTTTTAAAAAATATGGCATCCGCTACGTTGACTATAAAGACGTAGAGTTTTTAAAAAAATTCCTGAACGAACAAGGAAAGCTGTTGCCCCGTCGTATTACTGGGAACAGTCTTAAATTTCAGCGCCGCGTTTCTGATGCAGTTAAAAAAGCCCGTCAAATGGCGCTGTTGCCTTACGTTGCAGATCTTTTAAAATAG
- a CDS encoding polyprenyl synthetase family protein: MKLPTSLIKEELESFEERFKGAVKSNTPLLDRIMRYIVKRKGKQLRPMFVFLSAKLFAPTSEATYRAASLVEILHTATLVHDDIVDDSLERRGFFSTYALWKNKASVLVGDYLLATGLLLSLEHGDHRMLQLMSDAIQKMAEGELLQLEKARSLNLKEAIYYDIIKNKTASLLASACAAGAWSVTQNEEATEKARLFGEKTGIAFQIKDDLFDYASEDVGKPTGNDIKEKKMTLPLIYTLNNTDRATRQKIINIVKNNNNNKPKVQWVLDMVKETGGIQYATEKMEAFKQEALDILKTCPHNEYNAGLTELVNYVTERKY; encoded by the coding sequence ATGAAGCTACCCACCTCACTTATAAAAGAAGAATTAGAGAGTTTTGAAGAACGGTTTAAAGGTGCAGTAAAAAGCAATACGCCACTTTTAGACCGTATTATGCGGTATATTGTTAAAAGGAAAGGTAAACAATTACGGCCTATGTTTGTTTTTCTTTCTGCAAAGCTGTTTGCCCCTACCTCTGAAGCTACTTACAGGGCTGCTTCTCTTGTAGAGATCCTGCATACTGCTACCCTTGTTCATGATGATATTGTAGATGACTCTTTGGAAAGAAGGGGTTTTTTTTCGACCTACGCCCTTTGGAAGAATAAGGCCTCAGTACTCGTAGGCGATTACCTGCTGGCTACCGGGTTATTGCTTTCGCTGGAGCATGGAGATCACCGGATGCTTCAGCTTATGTCTGATGCCATTCAGAAAATGGCTGAAGGAGAATTGCTTCAATTGGAAAAAGCACGTTCCCTGAACCTGAAGGAAGCGATTTATTACGACATCATTAAGAACAAAACGGCCTCTCTTCTCGCCTCTGCCTGTGCAGCAGGCGCGTGGTCTGTTACCCAAAACGAAGAAGCAACAGAAAAAGCCAGGCTTTTTGGTGAAAAAACGGGCATCGCCTTTCAGATAAAGGACGACCTGTTCGATTACGCCAGCGAAGATGTAGGAAAACCTACCGGAAATGATATTAAAGAAAAGAAAATGACCTTACCTTTAATATATACTTTAAATAATACAGACAGGGCAACCCGGCAAAAGATCATTAATATTGTAAAAAATAATAATAACAATAAACCAAAGGTGCAATGGGTGCTGGATATGGTAAAAGAAACCGGTGGCATTCAATACGCAACGGAGAAGATGGAAGCGTTTAAGCAGGAGGCTTTGGATATATTAAAAACCTGCCCGCATAATGAATACAATGCCGGTCTTACAGAGCTTGTGAATTATGTAACCGAAAGAAAATACTAA
- the recJ gene encoding single-stranded-DNA-specific exonuclease RecJ, which translates to MAVTEEASVEELRSALKIHPVLCSILVQRGVTTFSDAKNFFRPQLEQLHSPWLMKDMDKAVARILTALRANEKILVFGDYDVDGTTAVAVMYRFLKTQHRQLDFYLPHRYKEGYGISKAGIDFAKENGFSLVIALDCGIKSADLIDYANCLNVDFIICDHHLPDTIIPKAVAVLNPKQKDCSYPYKELCGCGVGYKLIIALCEKLGLPSSFPYQYLDLVATAIAADIVPITGENRILAFYGLDIVNKAPNPGIKALAFLSGAQQPLHIYNLVFMIAPRINAAGRMDDARKAVKLFVSETYEEALTYAELLHNDNSERKEADASITEEALGLILQNETWISRKSTVVYQPHWHKGVVGIVASRLIEHHYRPTVVLTESGGYAAGSARSVPGFNLYEAIHACREYLLGYGGHFAAAGLTLNKDHIDAFREKFEEVVAASITEDQQIPAILIDAEIKLSDITPAFYNIIRQMEPFGPGNMTPVFVARGVKDHGSRIVKEKHLRFKIQQEGVLFTGIGFQLAHKFSIIESGHPFDIVFKIDENEWNGQKSLQLKVEDLKAAVF; encoded by the coding sequence ATGGCCGTAACGGAGGAGGCTTCTGTTGAGGAGCTTCGGAGCGCGCTGAAAATACACCCGGTTCTTTGCAGCATACTGGTACAAAGAGGCGTTACCACTTTCAGCGATGCTAAGAATTTTTTTCGCCCGCAACTGGAACAACTGCATAGCCCCTGGCTGATGAAAGATATGGATAAAGCCGTGGCCCGCATCCTTACCGCATTGAGAGCCAATGAAAAAATACTGGTCTTTGGCGATTACGATGTAGATGGCACTACAGCAGTGGCGGTGATGTACCGTTTTTTAAAAACACAGCACCGGCAACTGGATTTTTATCTACCTCACCGGTATAAAGAAGGTTACGGCATCAGCAAGGCAGGTATTGATTTTGCAAAAGAAAACGGGTTCTCCCTGGTGATCGCACTGGATTGTGGTATTAAATCTGCCGATCTTATTGATTATGCCAATTGCCTGAATGTTGATTTTATCATCTGCGACCACCACCTTCCGGATACAATTATACCGAAAGCAGTGGCGGTGCTGAACCCCAAACAAAAAGATTGCAGTTATCCTTATAAAGAGCTGTGTGGTTGTGGCGTTGGCTATAAATTAATTATCGCGCTTTGTGAAAAGCTGGGCTTACCATCTTCTTTCCCATACCAATATCTTGATCTTGTAGCCACCGCTATTGCTGCGGATATTGTGCCCATAACAGGCGAAAACCGTATCCTGGCCTTTTATGGACTGGACATCGTAAATAAAGCACCCAATCCCGGTATAAAGGCGCTGGCTTTTTTAAGCGGCGCCCAACAGCCACTGCATATCTATAACCTGGTTTTTATGATCGCCCCAAGAATCAATGCTGCAGGACGCATGGATGATGCACGCAAAGCAGTGAAGCTTTTTGTTTCAGAGACCTATGAAGAAGCATTGACCTACGCAGAGCTCCTGCACAATGATAACAGTGAGCGTAAAGAGGCTGACGCCAGTATTACAGAGGAGGCCCTGGGGCTTATTCTGCAAAATGAAACCTGGATTTCGCGCAAATCTACCGTGGTTTATCAGCCCCACTGGCATAAAGGCGTGGTGGGAATAGTAGCATCAAGATTAATAGAACATCATTACCGGCCCACCGTTGTTTTAACTGAAAGTGGCGGGTATGCAGCCGGAAGTGCCAGAAGCGTGCCTGGCTTTAATCTCTATGAAGCCATTCATGCCTGCAGGGAATACCTGCTCGGCTACGGCGGTCATTTTGCCGCAGCAGGACTCACACTCAACAAAGATCATATTGATGCATTCCGCGAAAAATTTGAGGAGGTAGTGGCAGCATCCATTACAGAAGATCAACAGATTCCCGCAATCCTGATTGATGCGGAAATAAAATTATCGGATATAACCCCCGCGTTCTATAACATCATCCGGCAAATGGAGCCATTTGGCCCTGGAAATATGACCCCTGTTTTTGTTGCCCGTGGTGTAAAAGACCATGGCAGCAGAATTGTAAAGGAAAAACACCTGCGTTTTAAGATACAGCAGGAAGGCGTATTATTTACAGGAATAGGTTTTCAGCTTGCTCATAAGTTTTCCATTATTGAAAGCGGGCATCCCTTTGACATTGTTTTTAAAATTGATGAAAATGAGTGGAATGGTCAGAAAAGCCTGCAGTTAAAAGTAGAGGATCTGAAAGCTGCTGTTTTTTAA